From the Patagioenas fasciata isolate bPatFas1 chromosome Z, bPatFas1.hap1, whole genome shotgun sequence genome, one window contains:
- the GAS1 gene encoding growth arrest-specific protein 1: MVARSPSPARHGGGGGRRWPRPAAWLWLAAALGAVWPPLGSLVQGRRLICWQAVLQCQGEPECSYAYNQYAEACAPVLLQQPPAGGGGDGPAAAAGSAASSRRRCPSHCIAALVQLNHTRRGPALEDCDCAQDENCRATKRAIEPCLPRTSSPAAGGPGVMGCTEARRRCDWDSRCSLALNRYMTYCGKLFNGLRCTPECRAVIEDMLAVPKAVLLNDCVCDGLERPICESVKENMARLCFGADMGGNGAGSSGGSDGGLEEYYDEDYEEEPSQKGRDDAEDNAGSEPGFPVQADSAGRPATAACALLAALLLPLLPQL; the protein is encoded by the coding sequence atGGTGGCCCGCTCGCCCTCGCCCGCTCGGcacggaggcggcggcgggcgccgCTGGCCGAGGCCGGCCGCCTGGCTGTGgctggcggcggcgctgggcgccGTGTGGCCGCCGCTGGGCTCGCTGGTGCAGGGCCGGCGGCTGATCTGCTGGCAGGCGGTGCTGCAGTGTCAGGGGGAGCCCGAGTGCAGCTACGCTTACAACCAGTACGCCGAGGCGTGCGCCCcggtgctcctgcagcagccgccggcgggaggcggcggggacGGCCCGGCGGCCGCTGCAGGCTCCGCCGCCTCCTCCAGGCGGCGGTGCCCCAGCCACTGCATCGCGGCCCTGGTCCAGCTCAACCACACCCGGCGCGGCCCGGCGCTGGAGGACTGCGACTGCGCGCAGGACGAGAACTGCCGCGCCACCAAGCGCGCCATcgagccctgcctgccccgcaCCAGCAGCCCGGCGGCCGGCGGCCCCGGCGTGATGGGCTGCACGGAGGCGCGGCGGCGCTGCGACTGGGACAGCCGCTGCAGCCTGGCGCTGAACCGCTACATGACCTACTGCGGGAAGCTGTTCAACGGGCTGCGCTGCACGCCGGAGTGCCGCGCCGTCATCGAGGACATGCTGGCCGTGCCCAAGGCCGTGCTGCTCAACGACTGCGTCTGCGACGGGCTGGAGCGGCCCATCTGCGAGTCGGTCAAGGAGAACATGGCCCGCCTCTGCTTCGGCGCGGACATGGGCGGCAACGGCGCAGGCAGCAGCGGCGGCTCGGACGGCGGCCTGGAGGAGTACTACGACGAGGACTACGAGGAGGAGCCGAGCCAGAAGGGGAGGGACGACGCGGAGGACAATGCGGGCTCCGAGCCCGGCTTTCCCGTGCAGGCGGATAGCGCCGGCCGACCCGCCACCGCGGCCTGCGCGCTGCTGGCCGCCCTcttgctgccgctgctgccgcaGCTCTAG